The nucleotide sequence CTGTTTGACAACACCTTGCAAGGCTTAGAGCGCACTGACAAGCCCGCGTTCTGTTTCCAAGGTCACCCTGAAGCATCACCAGGACCGCAAGACATTGGCTACCTGTTCGATCGTTTCATTCGTGAAATGGAAACAGTGCGAGGCGCCAAGGCATGAGCTTTTATGGTGTCACCGATTTGTGGACGTATGTCCTCGGTGCGTTAGGCATCATTTTGTTGCCTGGCCCGAACTCCCTTTACGTGTTGTCTGTTGCTTCGGCACGTGGCGTGCGTGCAGGGTTTAAAGGCGCTGGCGGCGTTTTTGTCGGAGACACCATCTTGCTTGCCCTGACCGCCTTGGGTGCGGCGAGCTTATTGCGTACCTACCCTGCACTATTCATCGTCGTTAAGTATGTGGGCGCCGCCTATTTGGCGTGGGTGGGCATCAATTTATTGGTGGCAGCAGTGAAAAAGTTGCGCGCAGGAACGTCAGTGATCGATGCCGCTTCTGACGCTGCCCCCACAGTCAATATGAACCACCCGTTTAAGCGGGCGCTTCTCATTAGCTTGCTGAACCCGAAGGCGATTTTGTTCTTGCTGTCGTTCTTTGTTCAGTTTATTGACCCCAGCTATGCGACGCCCGCAGTTCCTTTTCTGATTTTGAGCTTCATCGTCATGGCCTTCAGTGCTGTGTACTTGTCCACCATCATCTTCTTGGGCGCGCGCTTGGCCCAGTTGTTTCGTGCGCGCCACCGCACCAGTGCTGGTTTGTCCAGCGCGGTGGGGGGCTTGTTTGTGTGGTTTGGGGTGAAGCTAGCGTCTGCAAGTTTGAGTTAGTACCTGTCGCCTTGGACGGGTTTCGGAAATTTGTGCAGCGTCCTTAGGCGCTGTACGCACATAAGAAGTAGTGAAATATGCCAAAACGTACTGATATCAAAACTATTCTCATCATTGGCGCTGGCCCCATCATTATTGGCCAAGCGTGTGAGTTCGATTACTCCGGCGTGCAGGCATGCAAGGCGTTGCGTGAAGAGGGCTACCGTGTGGTGCTGATCAACAGCAACCCCGCAACCATCATGACCGACCCCGCCACGGCTGATGTGACCTACATTGAGCCGATCACCTGGCAAACCGTCGAGAAGATCATTGCCAAAGAACGCCCTGATGCCATTCTGCCTACCATGGGTGGTCAAACGGCCTTGAACTGTGCGTTGGATTTGTGGCACCACGGGGTGCTGGAAAAATACAAGGTGGAGCTCATCGGCGCAACTCCTGAAGCCATAGACAAGGCGGAAGACCGCTTGAAATTCAAAGACGCGATGACCAAGATCGGTCTAGGTTCAGCGCGCTCCGGCATTGCCCACAGCATGGACGAGGCTTGGGCTGTTCAAAAGACCTTGGGCTTTCCCACGGTCATTCGCCCTAGCTTCACACTGGGCGGCACGGGCGGCGGCATTGCCTACAACTCCGAAGAGTTTGAAACTATATGCAAACGCGGTCTTGAAGCCTCGCCTACCAATGAGCTCTTGATTGAAGAGTCTCTCTTGGGTTGGAAAGAGTACGAAATGGAAGTGGTGCGCGACAAGGCGGACAACTGCATCATCGTTTGCTCCATCGAAAACTTGGACCCTATGGGCGTGCACACAGGTGACTCCATCACGGTGGCACCAGCGCAAACCTTGACGGACAAGGAATACCAAATCCTGCGCAATGCCTCGTTGGCGGTGTTGCGTGAAATTGGAGTGGACACTGGCGGCTCTAACGTGCAGTTCTCCATCAATCCCAAAGATGGACGCATGGTTGTCATCGAGATGAACCCGCGCGTGTCACGCTCTTCGGCTTTGGCGTCCAAGGCAACTGGCTTTCCGATTGCAAAAGTGGCTGCCAAGTTAGCAGTGGGCTACACCTTAGACGAGTTGCGCAACGACATCACGGGAGGCGCAACGCCAGCGAGTTTTGAGCCCAGCATCGACTATGTGGTTACCAAAATCCCACGTTTCGCCTTTGAGAAATTCCCAGCAGCCGATAGCCGCCTCACTACGCAAATGAAGTCAGTGGGTGAAGTGATGGCAATGGGCCGCACCTTCCAAGAGTCCTTCCAGAAAGCCTTGCGCGGTCTAGAAGTCGGCGTGGATGGGATGAACGAAAAAACCCAAGACCGCGAGGTATTGGAAAAAGAATTGGGTGCACCAGGCCCAGAACGCATTTGGTATGTAGGTGACGCTTTCGCCCAAGGCATGAGCGTGGATGAGGTCTACGCCATTACCAAAATCGATCCTTGGTTCTTGGTGCAAATTGAGCAGATCGTCAAAATCGAACTGGAAATTGAACGCTTGCCCCAGCCAGACAGCGGCTCTGCTCTTGACCGCATCGACGCAGCAACCTTGCGCAGCCTGAAGCAAAAAGGTTTTTCTGACCGCCGCTTGGCACGCCAGTTCAAAACCACGGACAAGGCGGTTCGCGAAAAGCGCCGTGCCTTGGGTGTGCGCCCCGTTTACAAGCGGGTAGATACCTGCGCGGCTGAGTTCAGCACCAACACGGCCTACATGTATTCCACCTATGAAGCCGACGGCTCAGAGTGCGAAGCCGCGCCTACCAACAACAAAAAAATCATGGTGTTGGGCGGTGGCCCCAACCGCATTGGCCAAGGGATCGAGTTTGACTACTGCTGCGTGCACGCGGCTTTGGCCATGCGCGAAGATGGTTATGAGACCATCATGGTCAACTGCAACCCGGAAACCGTGTCTACCGACTACGACACGTCCGACCGCCTGTACTTCGAACCGTTGACCCTGGAAGACGTCCTAGAAATTGTGGACAAAGAAAAGCCAGTGGGCGTCATTGTTCAATACGGTGGGCAAACACCGTTGAAGTTGGCCTTGGATCTCGAAGCCAACGGCGTGCCCATTATTGGCACTAGCCCTGACATGATTGATGCAGCGGAAGACCGTGAGCGTTTCCAAAAACTGCTGCATGAACTGAAATTGCGCCAACCCCCCAACGCGACGGCCCGCACCGAGCCTGAAGC is from Rhodoferax aquaticus and encodes:
- the carB gene encoding carbamoyl-phosphate synthase large subunit, which produces MPKRTDIKTILIIGAGPIIIGQACEFDYSGVQACKALREEGYRVVLINSNPATIMTDPATADVTYIEPITWQTVEKIIAKERPDAILPTMGGQTALNCALDLWHHGVLEKYKVELIGATPEAIDKAEDRLKFKDAMTKIGLGSARSGIAHSMDEAWAVQKTLGFPTVIRPSFTLGGTGGGIAYNSEEFETICKRGLEASPTNELLIEESLLGWKEYEMEVVRDKADNCIIVCSIENLDPMGVHTGDSITVAPAQTLTDKEYQILRNASLAVLREIGVDTGGSNVQFSINPKDGRMVVIEMNPRVSRSSALASKATGFPIAKVAAKLAVGYTLDELRNDITGGATPASFEPSIDYVVTKIPRFAFEKFPAADSRLTTQMKSVGEVMAMGRTFQESFQKALRGLEVGVDGMNEKTQDREVLEKELGAPGPERIWYVGDAFAQGMSVDEVYAITKIDPWFLVQIEQIVKIELEIERLPQPDSGSALDRIDAATLRSLKQKGFSDRRLARQFKTTDKAVREKRRALGVRPVYKRVDTCAAEFSTNTAYMYSTYEADGSECEAAPTNNKKIMVLGGGPNRIGQGIEFDYCCVHAALAMREDGYETIMVNCNPETVSTDYDTSDRLYFEPLTLEDVLEIVDKEKPVGVIVQYGGQTPLKLALDLEANGVPIIGTSPDMIDAAEDRERFQKLLHELKLRQPPNATARTEPEALEKAAALGYPLVVRPSYVLGGRAMEIVHEQRDLERYMREAVKVSHDSPVLLDRFLNDAIECDVDCIRDAGADGIEGATFIGGVMEHIEQAGVHSGDSACSLPPYSLGTDTVAEIKRQTAAMAKALNVVGLMNVQFAIQNVDGKDVIYVLEVNPRASRTVPFVSKATGIQLAKVAARCMVGQSLASQGITAEVNPPYFSVKEAVFPFVKFPGVDTILGPEMKSTGEVMGVGKTFGEAFVKSQLGAGTKLPRAGRAFLSVKSADKPRAIEVARALAHMGFTVSATKGTAAAVNAAGVACEVVNKVTEGRPNIVDMIKNNEIALVINTVEERRNAIADSRLIRTSALLARVTTFTTIAGAEAAVQGMPHLDHLDVISIQEMHAQLAAA
- the leuE gene encoding leucine efflux protein LeuE translates to MSFYGVTDLWTYVLGALGIILLPGPNSLYVLSVASARGVRAGFKGAGGVFVGDTILLALTALGAASLLRTYPALFIVVKYVGAAYLAWVGINLLVAAVKKLRAGTSVIDAASDAAPTVNMNHPFKRALLISLLNPKAILFLLSFFVQFIDPSYATPAVPFLILSFIVMAFSAVYLSTIIFLGARLAQLFRARHRTSAGLSSAVGGLFVWFGVKLASASLS